A portion of the Rhodococcus pseudokoreensis genome contains these proteins:
- a CDS encoding ANTAR domain-containing protein, producing MRDTVPDTTRSQAVGKSAVTFATLADLLYAGQDFGQVHQAICDAAPLLVEGCQHASLMLRQGSGYVTVAASDDVAARVDEFERIENEGPCVDAIVSDTPQFDTDLSTSSQWPRLSRRVLAETPVRGAAGFRLVILGRKVGALDLFSDTPGALNTTSVEQGIMLASFAAVALAAVHEHLEAETLRAGLVSNREIGKAVGLLMAFHNIPETQAMEILRTTSQEMNIKLATVAQEIVAHHHRKLT from the coding sequence ATGCGAGACACAGTGCCCGATACGACGCGCTCGCAGGCTGTCGGCAAGTCTGCCGTGACGTTCGCGACACTCGCCGACCTTCTCTACGCGGGCCAGGATTTCGGGCAGGTCCACCAAGCCATCTGCGATGCCGCGCCGCTACTCGTCGAGGGCTGTCAGCACGCGAGCCTGATGCTCCGGCAGGGGTCCGGCTATGTGACGGTGGCGGCCAGCGACGACGTCGCCGCCCGCGTCGACGAGTTCGAGCGCATCGAGAACGAGGGTCCGTGCGTCGACGCCATCGTCAGCGACACCCCCCAGTTCGACACGGACCTGTCCACGTCGTCGCAATGGCCGCGGCTCTCGCGGCGGGTGCTGGCCGAGACACCGGTGCGCGGGGCGGCCGGCTTCCGCCTCGTCATCCTGGGACGCAAGGTCGGCGCGCTCGATCTGTTCTCCGACACGCCGGGAGCCCTGAACACCACGTCGGTCGAGCAGGGCATCATGCTCGCGTCGTTCGCGGCGGTGGCACTGGCGGCGGTGCACGAGCACCTCGAGGCCGAGACGCTGCGGGCCGGCCTCGTGAGCAACCGTGAAATCGGCAAGGCAGTGGGGCTGCTGATGGCGTTCCACAACATTCCCGAGACCCAGGCGATGGAAATTCTCCGCACCACCTCACAGGAGATGAACATCAAACTGGCGACGGTGGCACAGGAAATCGTCGCGCACCATCACCGGAAGTTGACCTGA
- a CDS encoding TIGR03557 family F420-dependent LLM class oxidoreductase, which produces MQVGFKLMAETFDPREIVRQAVEAERAGFDFVEVSDHYHPWLYSHGHSGFVWSMLAAAAARTERIGLATGVTCPFVRYHPAIVAQAAATTAVLSDGRFTLGLGSGERLNEHVVGGGWPSVTVRHQMLREAIDIIRLLWSGGYHSYEGRHLTLDDARVFDLPDVPPAIAVAAGGAQAADIAAELGDGLFATEPDPDLVQAYTAAGGSGPKYGEVPLAWAPDEESAVESAHRLFRFGLTGWKVQAELPNPINFEAASSSVRTEDVRDAMACGPDVRRHLEVAGPFVDAGFDRLALINAGPDVDGFFAFFADELSEPLRALTPA; this is translated from the coding sequence ATGCAGGTGGGGTTCAAGCTGATGGCCGAGACGTTCGATCCGCGGGAGATCGTGCGGCAGGCGGTGGAGGCCGAGCGGGCCGGCTTCGACTTCGTCGAGGTGAGCGATCACTACCACCCCTGGCTCTACAGTCACGGTCACTCGGGATTCGTGTGGTCGATGCTCGCTGCCGCCGCGGCGCGGACCGAGCGGATCGGTCTCGCCACCGGTGTCACCTGCCCGTTCGTTCGGTACCACCCCGCGATCGTCGCGCAGGCCGCGGCCACGACCGCCGTCCTCAGCGACGGCCGGTTCACTCTGGGCCTCGGCTCGGGGGAACGGCTGAACGAACATGTCGTGGGCGGTGGCTGGCCGTCGGTGACCGTCCGGCACCAGATGTTGCGTGAGGCGATCGACATCATCCGCCTGCTGTGGTCGGGCGGCTACCACTCCTACGAGGGCAGGCACCTCACTCTCGACGACGCACGCGTCTTCGATCTCCCCGATGTGCCCCCGGCGATCGCGGTCGCGGCGGGCGGCGCGCAGGCCGCCGACATCGCCGCGGAACTCGGTGACGGACTCTTCGCGACCGAACCCGACCCGGATCTGGTGCAGGCCTACACCGCGGCCGGTGGGTCGGGCCCGAAATACGGGGAAGTGCCCCTCGCGTGGGCGCCCGACGAGGAATCCGCAGTCGAGTCGGCGCACCGATTGTTCCGGTTCGGGTTGACCGGATGGAAGGTTCAGGCGGAACTGCCGAATCCGATCAACTTCGAGGCCGCGTCGTCGTCGGTCCGCACCGAGGACGTCCGGGATGCGATGGCGTGCGGGCCGGACGTCCGGCGGCACCTCGAGGTGGCGGGCCCGTTCGTCGATGCCGGGTTCGATCGTCTGGCGCTGATCAACGCGGGACCGGACGTGGACGGGTTCTTCGCGTTCTTCGCCGACGAGCTGAGCGAGCCGCTGCGGGCGCTGACGCCGGCGTGA
- a CDS encoding carboxylesterase/lipase family protein, with protein sequence MVSHTENPLVSVDQGMLRGVHAGGVLSWKGIPYAAPPVGEWRLRAPRAPEPFDGVRDCSRFGPIAPQNEHGPLPIDPGLSIDEDCLTLNVFAPAADAGQPRPVMVWIHGGAYYLGSSGQRMFDPARLVERGGVVVVTFNYRLGALGFLDFSAFSTGEHPFDTNLGLRDQIAALTWVRDHIAAFGGDPADVTLFGESAGGGSVTTLMTSPQAEGLFHRAIAESSPATSVYGSARAESIAESFLELLDIAPADAGRLRDLSVDVLTKACIELVQQVPARVPGTLAVAPTVDGDVVPHYPVAAFRKGLAHRIPLLIGTNKDEASMFRLMKSPLMPITPDAVHQMFVAIAADHPDLPADEEQEVAAAYADYPKKRSAMEISRDAAFRMPTLWIAEAHSRVAPTWLYRFDYATPFLRAARIGATHGTEVPYVFGNFGVVPHDPTFKLGGHRTAGHLSERIQRRWLSFATDGTPDGTDAEVDWPRYDEADRTTLLIGRSDAVVDDPDRELRRAWGEEVIGFT encoded by the coding sequence ATGGTTTCGCACACCGAGAACCCACTCGTGTCCGTCGACCAGGGCATGCTGCGAGGCGTCCACGCGGGCGGCGTTCTGTCGTGGAAGGGCATTCCCTACGCGGCGCCGCCGGTCGGCGAGTGGCGGCTTCGCGCGCCGCGCGCGCCCGAGCCTTTCGACGGGGTGCGCGACTGTTCCCGGTTCGGTCCGATCGCACCGCAGAACGAGCACGGGCCGCTGCCCATCGATCCCGGTCTGAGCATCGACGAGGACTGCCTCACCCTGAACGTCTTCGCGCCGGCGGCGGATGCGGGGCAACCACGGCCGGTGATGGTGTGGATCCACGGCGGGGCCTATTACCTGGGTTCGTCCGGGCAGCGCATGTTCGATCCGGCTCGGCTGGTCGAGCGCGGCGGCGTCGTGGTCGTGACGTTCAACTATCGGCTCGGTGCGCTGGGGTTCCTGGACTTCTCCGCGTTCTCGACCGGCGAGCACCCGTTCGACACGAACCTCGGCCTGCGCGATCAGATCGCGGCCCTGACCTGGGTCCGGGACCATATCGCGGCGTTCGGCGGCGACCCGGCCGACGTCACCCTGTTCGGGGAGTCCGCCGGCGGCGGTTCGGTCACCACGCTGATGACGTCGCCGCAGGCGGAGGGGCTGTTCCATCGCGCGATCGCCGAGAGTTCGCCTGCGACGTCCGTGTACGGCAGTGCGCGAGCCGAGAGCATCGCCGAGTCGTTCCTCGAACTGCTCGACATCGCGCCCGCCGACGCGGGCCGTCTCCGCGACCTGTCCGTCGACGTGCTGACGAAGGCGTGCATCGAACTCGTCCAGCAGGTACCCGCGCGGGTCCCCGGGACCCTGGCGGTTGCCCCGACCGTCGACGGGGACGTGGTCCCGCACTACCCGGTGGCGGCGTTCCGCAAAGGCCTCGCGCATCGAATTCCGCTGCTGATCGGGACGAACAAGGACGAGGCGTCGATGTTCCGGCTGATGAAATCGCCCCTGATGCCGATCACCCCGGACGCCGTCCATCAGATGTTCGTGGCGATCGCCGCCGACCATCCGGACCTTCCCGCCGACGAGGAGCAGGAGGTGGCCGCGGCGTATGCCGACTACCCGAAGAAACGCTCGGCGATGGAGATCTCGCGGGACGCCGCGTTCCGGATGCCGACGCTGTGGATCGCGGAGGCACACAGCCGGGTCGCGCCCACCTGGCTGTACCGCTTCGACTACGCCACGCCCTTCCTGCGCGCCGCACGGATCGGTGCCACTCACGGCACCGAGGTGCCCTACGTCTTCGGCAACTTCGGCGTCGTCCCGCACGACCCCACGTTCAAGCTCGGTGGGCACCGCACCGCCGGTCATTTGTCGGAGCGGATCCAGCGCCGGTGGCTGTCGTTCGCGACCGACGGCACCCCCGACGGGACCGATGCGGAGGTCGACTGGCCGCGGTACGACGAGGCGGACCGCACGACGCTGCTGATCGGCCGCTCCGACGCGGTCGTCGACGATCCGGACCGGGAACTCCGCCGGGCGTGGGGTGAGGAAGTCATCGGCTTCACCTGA